In Paenibacillus phoenicis, one genomic interval encodes:
- a CDS encoding phage tail tube protein, giving the protein MAQFLDPGRVIMGTFGQIFIEGVWQSNLNHLEASVEAEKKELNLVGTDYTVYKLGRKKGTGTMSGYKVTSDMITRGFQKFSIIHKLDDPEAYGFERIQLNNCMVDKIVLANWTAGEEVTEETPFTFESYELLDPIVAS; this is encoded by the coding sequence ATGGCACAATTTCTTGATCCCGGCCGCGTGATTATGGGGACGTTTGGCCAGATTTTTATCGAAGGGGTATGGCAGTCGAATCTGAATCACCTGGAAGCCAGCGTTGAGGCAGAGAAAAAGGAGCTGAACCTCGTGGGCACCGATTATACGGTGTACAAGCTGGGACGCAAAAAAGGCACCGGCACGATGAGCGGCTACAAGGTCACGTCGGATATGATCACGCGCGGCTTTCAGAAATTTTCGATCATTCATAAGCTTGACGATCCGGAAGCCTACGGCTTTGAACGCATCCAGTTGAACAACTGCATGGTCGACAAAATCGTCCTGGCCAACTGGACCGCCGGCGAAGAAGTGACGGAGGAAACGCCGTTTACGTTCGAGTCGTACGAGTTGTTGGACCCGATTGTGGCGTCTTAA